The Primulina eburnea isolate SZY01 chromosome 8, ASM2296580v1, whole genome shotgun sequence genome contains a region encoding:
- the LOC140837965 gene encoding pectinesterase inhibitor 3-like, which yields MAKGLQFFLPLFLFMLLLKTTSSHTAYRHDLVRSSCVHASYPNICLRTLSTYGSSASTPRDLAQLAVRVSLAHVRRGSSFLSQLPVRGRRARGALSDCVEQMGDAMDELSSTLSDLQHLRRGGDFRWQMSNAETWVSAALTNEDTCLDGFQEIGVNVRADVRRRITNVARVTSNALYLINLLDESP from the coding sequence ATGGCAAAGGGCCTCCAATTTTTTCTGCCCCTTTTTCTCTTCATGTTGCTACTCAAAACAACTTCGTCCCACACCGCCTACAGGCACGATCTAGTTCGCTCCTCCTGCGTCCACGCGAGCTACCCTAACATCTGCCTCAGAACACTCTCGACGTACGGAAGCTCCGCCAGCACACCCCGCGACTTAGCTCAGCTCGCGGTCAGGGTCAGCCTCGCACACGTGCGCAGAGGCTCATCGTTCCTCTCCCAGCTTCCGGTTCGCGGCCGGAGGGCACGGGGAGCCTTGAGCGATTGCGTGGAGCAAATGGGGGACGCCATGGATGAACTGAGCAGCACACTCTCGGATCTGCAGCACCTCCGCCGCGGAGGGGATTTCCGGTGGCAGATGAGCAATGCCGAGACGTGGGTCAGCGCCGCCTTGACGAATGAGGACACTTGTCTCGACGGATTTCAAGAGATCGGCGTTAATGTCCGCGCCGACGTGCGTCGGAGGATCACGAACGTGGCCAGAGTCACTAGCAACGCGCTATATCTCATCAATCTTCTAGACGAGTCTCCTTAA
- the LOC140839671 gene encoding small ribosomal subunit protein uS8my-like isoform X2, which translates to MPSFPTVFLNDFVYIIFARRCDLPTLRGSCKSSHKSGFKFFLYKMGRRILNDALRTIVNAEKRGFASAEINPISNVMASFLRIMKFRGYIKDFQVHDPQRVGRITVELLGRVKDCRALTYRQDIKSKDIENYKTRALPTRQWGYVVITTANGVLDHEEAIRQNVGGQVLGYFY; encoded by the exons ATGCCATCCTTCCCGACCGTTTTCTTAAACGATTTCGTCTATATCAT ATTTGCTCGTCGATGCGATCTTCCAACGCTACGTGGGAGCTGCAAATCTTCGCACAAATcaggttttaaattttttttataca AAATGGGAAGAAGAATACTGAACGACGCTTTGAGAACCATCGTCAATGCAGAAAAGAGAGGTTTCGCTTCAGCTGAGATCAACCCCATCTCTAATGTCATGGCTTCTTTTCTTCGAATCATGAAATTTAGAG GGTACATTAAAGATTTTCAAGTGCATGATCCACAAAGGGTGGGGAGGATAACTGTTGAGCTACTGGGGAGGGTTAAAGATTGCCGTGCACTCACGTATAGACAAGACATTAAGTCAAAGGACATCGAGAATTACAAAACCCGTGCTCTTCCAACACGCCAG TGGGGCTATGTTGTGATCACAACTGCAAATGGAGTCTTGGATCATGAGGAAGCAATTCGACAAAATGTTGGCGGCCAAGTGCTGGGATATTTTTACTAG
- the LOC140839671 gene encoding small ribosomal subunit protein uS8my-like isoform X6 — protein sequence MGRRILNDALRTIVNAEKRGFASAEINPISNVMASFLRIMKFRGYIKDFQVHDPQRVGRITVELLGRVKDCRALTYRQDIKSKDIENYKTRALPTRQWGYVVITTANGVLDHEEAIRQNVGGQVLGYFY from the exons ATGGGAAGAAGAATACTGAACGACGCTTTGAGAACCATCGTCAATGCAGAAAAGAGAGGTTTCGCTTCAGCTGAGATCAACCCCATCTCTAATGTCATGGCTTCTTTTCTTCGAATCATGAAATTTAGAG GGTACATTAAAGATTTTCAAGTGCATGATCCACAAAGGGTGGGGAGGATAACTGTTGAGCTACTGGGGAGGGTTAAAGATTGCCGTGCACTCACGTATAGACAAGACATTAAGTCAAAGGACATCGAGAATTACAAAACCCGTGCTCTTCCAACACGCCAG TGGGGCTATGTTGTGATCACAACTGCAAATGGAGTCTTGGATCATGAGGAAGCAATTCGACAAAATGTTGGCGGCCAAGTGCTGGGATATTTTTACTAG
- the LOC140837964 gene encoding uncharacterized protein yields the protein MEPYMAESMTPADDGSEPAVPSPQSVNSMFKTVVGGKKKGRIYEYGSMFGILYPDEMASGRRGGSLGVSQSSQSEQMADMRQALESSLRRNNELCERMQATEAENALLRDRMASLEEQVRVLVAGMSQGATAHISDRTLLGPDTSHRGRSRGAAVASSSCIHRLSQSYVPPKQEYGDGDDDDDETQSP from the coding sequence ATGGAGCCCTACATGGCTGAGTCGATGACTCCCGCAGATGATGGATCAGAGCCTGCTGTCCCCAGCCCACAGTCGGTGAACAGCATGTTCAAGACTGTGGTTGGGGGGAAGAAGAAGGGGAGGATATACGAGTATGGGTCGATGTTCGGCATCTTATATCCAGATGAGATGGCTTCGGGTCGACGTGGTGGGTCATTGGGTGTTAGTCAGTCATCTCAGTCCGAGCAGATGGCAGACATGCGACAGGCTCTAGAGTCATCGTTACGGCGTAACAATGAGCTTTGCGAGAGGATGCAGGCTACAGAGGCGGAGAACGCCTTGCTGAGAGATCGCATGGCGTCACTAGAGGAGCAGGTCCGAGTCCTAGTTGCAGGCATGTCACAGGGAGCTACTGCGCATATATCAGACCGCACGCTGCTTGGACCAGACACTTCTCACAGGGGTCGATCCCGTGGCGCAGCAGTTGCTTCTTCATCTTGTATCCACAGATTATCGCAAAGTTATGTTCCTCCGAAGCAGGAGTACGGGGATGGAGACGACGATGATGACGAGACCCAGTCACCGTAG
- the LOC140839671 gene encoding small ribosomal subunit protein uS8my-like isoform X3, which translates to MPSFPTVFLNDFVYIIFARRCDLPTLRGSCKSSHKSGTAEMGRRILNDALRTIVNAEKRGFASAEINPISNVMASFLRIMKFRGYIKDFQVHDPQRVGRITVELLGRVKDCRALTYRQDIKSKDIENYKTRALPTRQWGYVVITTANGVLDHEEAIRQNVGGQVLGYFY; encoded by the exons ATGCCATCCTTCCCGACCGTTTTCTTAAACGATTTCGTCTATATCAT ATTTGCTCGTCGATGCGATCTTCCAACGCTACGTGGGAGCTGCAAATCTTCGCACAAATcag GAACAGCAGAAATGGGAAGAAGAATACTGAACGACGCTTTGAGAACCATCGTCAATGCAGAAAAGAGAGGTTTCGCTTCAGCTGAGATCAACCCCATCTCTAATGTCATGGCTTCTTTTCTTCGAATCATGAAATTTAGAG GGTACATTAAAGATTTTCAAGTGCATGATCCACAAAGGGTGGGGAGGATAACTGTTGAGCTACTGGGGAGGGTTAAAGATTGCCGTGCACTCACGTATAGACAAGACATTAAGTCAAAGGACATCGAGAATTACAAAACCCGTGCTCTTCCAACACGCCAG TGGGGCTATGTTGTGATCACAACTGCAAATGGAGTCTTGGATCATGAGGAAGCAATTCGACAAAATGTTGGCGGCCAAGTGCTGGGATATTTTTACTAG
- the LOC140839670 gene encoding 3-oxoacyl-[acyl-carrier-protein] synthase I, chloroplastic-like yields the protein MLHEILLDMMLSVGSDSVIIPVGLGGFVACKALSQRSTEPTKASHPWDHSNMNSTKSMTGHLLGTHGAVEAVATVQHVHWKKVDPSFLIH from the exons ATGCTTCATGAGATTTTGTTGGACATGATGCTCAGTGTTGGCTCAGATTCAGTAATTATACCTGTTG GATTGGGAGGTTTTGTAGCTTGTAAAGCACTGTCACAAAGGAGCACTGAACCTACTAAAGCCTCGCACCCCTGGGATCAT TCGAACATGAACTCGACGAAATCTATGACAGGACACCTTCTGGGAACACATGGTGCTGTGGAAGCTGTTGCTACTGTGCAGCATGTTCACTGGAAGAAAGTTGATCCCTCTTTTCTCATTCATTAA
- the LOC140839671 gene encoding small ribosomal subunit protein uS8my-like isoform X5, with protein sequence MPSFPTVFLNDFVYIIFARRCDLPTLRGSCKSSHKSEMGRRILNDALRTIVNAEKRGFASAEINPISNVMASFLRIMKFRGYIKDFQVHDPQRVGRITVELLGRVKDCRALTYRQDIKSKDIENYKTRALPTRQWGYVVITTANGVLDHEEAIRQNVGGQVLGYFY encoded by the exons ATGCCATCCTTCCCGACCGTTTTCTTAAACGATTTCGTCTATATCAT ATTTGCTCGTCGATGCGATCTTCCAACGCTACGTGGGAGCTGCAAATCTTCGCACAAATcag AAATGGGAAGAAGAATACTGAACGACGCTTTGAGAACCATCGTCAATGCAGAAAAGAGAGGTTTCGCTTCAGCTGAGATCAACCCCATCTCTAATGTCATGGCTTCTTTTCTTCGAATCATGAAATTTAGAG GGTACATTAAAGATTTTCAAGTGCATGATCCACAAAGGGTGGGGAGGATAACTGTTGAGCTACTGGGGAGGGTTAAAGATTGCCGTGCACTCACGTATAGACAAGACATTAAGTCAAAGGACATCGAGAATTACAAAACCCGTGCTCTTCCAACACGCCAG TGGGGCTATGTTGTGATCACAACTGCAAATGGAGTCTTGGATCATGAGGAAGCAATTCGACAAAATGTTGGCGGCCAAGTGCTGGGATATTTTTACTAG
- the LOC140839671 gene encoding small ribosomal subunit protein uS8my-like isoform X4, which produces MPSFPTVFLNDFVYIIFARRCDLPTLRGSCKSSHKSAEMGRRILNDALRTIVNAEKRGFASAEINPISNVMASFLRIMKFRGYIKDFQVHDPQRVGRITVELLGRVKDCRALTYRQDIKSKDIENYKTRALPTRQWGYVVITTANGVLDHEEAIRQNVGGQVLGYFY; this is translated from the exons ATGCCATCCTTCCCGACCGTTTTCTTAAACGATTTCGTCTATATCAT ATTTGCTCGTCGATGCGATCTTCCAACGCTACGTGGGAGCTGCAAATCTTCGCACAAATcag CAGAAATGGGAAGAAGAATACTGAACGACGCTTTGAGAACCATCGTCAATGCAGAAAAGAGAGGTTTCGCTTCAGCTGAGATCAACCCCATCTCTAATGTCATGGCTTCTTTTCTTCGAATCATGAAATTTAGAG GGTACATTAAAGATTTTCAAGTGCATGATCCACAAAGGGTGGGGAGGATAACTGTTGAGCTACTGGGGAGGGTTAAAGATTGCCGTGCACTCACGTATAGACAAGACATTAAGTCAAAGGACATCGAGAATTACAAAACCCGTGCTCTTCCAACACGCCAG TGGGGCTATGTTGTGATCACAACTGCAAATGGAGTCTTGGATCATGAGGAAGCAATTCGACAAAATGTTGGCGGCCAAGTGCTGGGATATTTTTACTAG
- the LOC140839671 gene encoding small ribosomal subunit protein uS8my-like isoform X1 yields the protein MPSFPTVFLNDFVYIIFARRCDLPTLRGSCKSSHKSVKSIREDWSCHTRQRTAEMGRRILNDALRTIVNAEKRGFASAEINPISNVMASFLRIMKFRGYIKDFQVHDPQRVGRITVELLGRVKDCRALTYRQDIKSKDIENYKTRALPTRQWGYVVITTANGVLDHEEAIRQNVGGQVLGYFY from the exons ATGCCATCCTTCCCGACCGTTTTCTTAAACGATTTCGTCTATATCAT ATTTGCTCGTCGATGCGATCTTCCAACGCTACGTGGGAGCTGCAAATCTTCGCACAAATcag TGAAGAGCATCAGAGAGGATTGGAGCTGCCACACAAGACAAAGAACAGCAGAAATGGGAAGAAGAATACTGAACGACGCTTTGAGAACCATCGTCAATGCAGAAAAGAGAGGTTTCGCTTCAGCTGAGATCAACCCCATCTCTAATGTCATGGCTTCTTTTCTTCGAATCATGAAATTTAGAG GGTACATTAAAGATTTTCAAGTGCATGATCCACAAAGGGTGGGGAGGATAACTGTTGAGCTACTGGGGAGGGTTAAAGATTGCCGTGCACTCACGTATAGACAAGACATTAAGTCAAAGGACATCGAGAATTACAAAACCCGTGCTCTTCCAACACGCCAG TGGGGCTATGTTGTGATCACAACTGCAAATGGAGTCTTGGATCATGAGGAAGCAATTCGACAAAATGTTGGCGGCCAAGTGCTGGGATATTTTTACTAG